From a single Rutidosis leptorrhynchoides isolate AG116_Rl617_1_P2 chromosome 5, CSIRO_AGI_Rlap_v1, whole genome shotgun sequence genomic region:
- the LOC139846860 gene encoding probable xyloglucan endotransglucosylase/hydrolase protein 6, producing the protein MVKMTNVLTTCTKKVFVSLVLFTVSMVADAKPATFLQDFRITWSDSHIKQLDGGRAIQLVLDENSGCGFASKSQYLFGRVSMKIKMIPGDSAGTVTAFYMNSDTDQVRDELDFEFLGNRTGQPYSVQTNVYAHGKGDREQRVNLWFDPAADYHTYSIFWNHHHVVFSVDEVPIRVYKNNEAKGIPFPTRQPMGVYSTLWEADDWATRGGLEKIDWSKAPFYAYYKDFDIEGCAVPGPNSCASNPSNWWEGLSYQQLDPVAARRYRWVRMNHIVYDYCTDKRRFPVTPPECLAGI; encoded by the exons ATGGTCAAAATGACAAATGTGTTGACAACATGTACCAAAAAAGTGTTCGTTTCTCTTGTTTTGTTCACGGTGTCAATGGTGGCTGATGCCAAACCTGCAACCTTTCTTCAGGATTTTCGTATTACGTGGTCCGATTCCCACATCAAACAACTCGATGGTGGTAGGGCAATTCAACTCGTTCTTGATGAAAACTCAG GATGTGGGTTCGCATCGAAAAGCCAATACTTATTCGGACGTGTGAGCATGAAGATTAAGATGATTCCCGGAGACTCTGCGGGCACTGTTACTGCTTTCTAT ATGAATTCGGATACAGATCAAGTACGTGATGAGTTGGATTTTGAATTCCTGGGAAACAGAACTGGACAACCGTACTCGGTTCAGACAAATGTGTATGCTCATGGTAAAGGTGATCGAGAACAAAGGGTTAATCTTTGGTTCGACCCGGCAGCCGACTACCACACTTACTCTATCTTCTGGAACCATCACCATGTTGT TTTTTCAGTAGATGAAGTACCTATTAGGGTATACAAGAATAATGAAGCTAAAGGGATCCCATTCCCTACACGTCAGCCAATGGGAGTTTACTCCACATTATGGGAAGCAGATGATTGGGCTACAAGAGGTGGGCTCGAAAAAATCGATTGGAGTAAAGCACCATTTTATGCATATTACAAGGACTTTGATATTGAAGGTTGTGCGGTCCCTGGTCCCAACTCGTGCGCTTCTAACCCATCTAATTGGTGGGAGGGTTTGTCCTACCAACAGCTCGACCCGGTTGCAGCACGCAGGTACCGATGGGTACGAATGAACCATATCGTTTATGATTATTGTACTGATAAACGACGTTTCCCGGTTACCCCACCAGAATGCTTAGCTGGAATTTAA